The following are from one region of the Halarcobacter sp. genome:
- the lysS gene encoding lysine--tRNA ligase, whose product MFENKYIQQRIDKANFLREKGVNPYSNESSRNTTISKYLNVNSDLFQTEEKRDENREYTVAGRIKFFRLMGKASFLKIEDESGILQIYVARDNLPEGFYNEIFKKSVEVGDILEVSGYPFITNKGELSLHVHDLKILTKSISPLPEKYHGIQDKELRYRQRYLDLIMNSEVRKTFHVRSKVISLTRRFFESKGFLEVETPMMHPIAGGANAKPFVTHHNALGVDRFLRIAPELYLKRLIVGGFEAVFEINRNFRNEGMDATHNPEFTSIEFYWAYKTYKDLIELTKEYFEYLFDNLDLPTVLPYGDLKIDFSKFSEVPLIESLTSIGGVPADITEDKEKIIAFLKEKNLEVNENMNLGQLQGELFDEFVEAKLINPTFITEYPVEISPLARRSDEKPHLTDRFELFIAGKEIANAFSELNDPLDQLERFEGQMAAKDSGDDEAHEMDKDFVNALSYGMAPTAGQGIGIDRLVMMLTNEHSIRDVLLFPAMKPLKEENFDINEDEE is encoded by the coding sequence TTGTTTGAAAATAAATATATACAACAAAGAATAGACAAAGCAAATTTTTTAAGAGAAAAAGGTGTTAATCCTTACTCAAATGAGTCTTCAAGGAATACAACTATTTCAAAATATTTAAATGTAAATAGTGATCTTTTTCAAACAGAAGAGAAAAGAGACGAAAATAGAGAATATACAGTTGCAGGAAGAATTAAATTTTTTAGACTTATGGGTAAAGCCTCATTTCTTAAAATAGAAGATGAGAGTGGAATATTACAAATCTATGTTGCAAGGGATAATCTACCAGAAGGTTTTTATAACGAAATTTTCAAAAAAAGTGTTGAAGTTGGAGATATCCTTGAAGTAAGTGGTTATCCATTTATTACAAATAAAGGTGAGCTGTCTTTACATGTACATGATTTAAAAATTTTAACAAAATCAATCTCTCCATTACCAGAAAAATACCACGGTATTCAAGATAAAGAGTTAAGATATAGACAAAGATACTTAGATTTAATCATGAACTCAGAAGTTAGAAAAACTTTCCATGTAAGATCAAAAGTTATCTCACTTACTAGAAGATTTTTTGAATCAAAAGGTTTCTTAGAAGTTGAAACTCCAATGATGCACCCAATTGCAGGTGGAGCAAATGCAAAACCATTTGTTACTCACCATAACGCTTTAGGTGTAGATAGATTTTTAAGAATTGCACCAGAATTATATTTAAAAAGACTTATTGTTGGTGGATTTGAAGCAGTATTTGAAATCAATAGAAATTTTAGAAATGAAGGTATGGATGCAACACACAATCCTGAGTTTACTTCTATTGAATTTTACTGGGCATATAAAACATATAAAGATTTAATTGAACTAACAAAAGAGTATTTTGAATACTTATTTGATAATTTAGATTTACCAACAGTACTTCCTTATGGTGATTTAAAAATTGATTTCTCTAAATTTAGTGAAGTTCCATTAATCGAATCTTTAACATCAATTGGTGGAGTTCCTGCTGATATTACAGAAGATAAAGAAAAAATCATAGCTTTCTTAAAAGAGAAAAATTTAGAAGTAAATGAAAATATGAATTTAGGACAACTTCAAGGGGAACTTTTTGATGAGTTTGTTGAAGCTAAATTAATCAACCCAACATTTATTACAGAATATCCAGTTGAGATTTCTCCATTAGCTAGAAGAAGCGATGAGAAACCACACTTAACTGACAGATTTGAACTATTTATTGCAGGGAAAGAGATTGCAAATGCCTTTAGTGAGTTAAATGACCCTCTTGATCAACTTGAGAGATTTGAAGGGCAAATGGCTGCAAAAGATAGTGGTGATGATGAAGCACATGAGATGGATAAAGATTTTGTAAATGCTTTATCTTACGGTATGGCTCCAACTGCTGGACAAGGGATTGGAATAGATAGATTAGTTATGATGCTTACTAATGAACACTCTATTAGAGATGTACTATTATTCCCAGCAATGAAACCATTAAAAGAAGAAAACTTCGATATTAACGAAGATGAAGAATAA
- a CDS encoding CvpA family protein, whose amino-acid sequence MQSFTVFDIVIVSITLLLGLKGLLRGFIKEIFGLIGIIGGIFVASRMAAEIGNAIAPVLALENNATIKLIGFILGLILFWAIIYVLGIILSKIFSASGLGFFDRILGFLFGSAKIFFIFSIIAYALFQVQSFKDLMNNKISDSITFPLLVQTGSFIVKLDASDFVKKVEDSVTKDEDIVEDPDLIEKKSITQELTDTVKEIKEKTVESGSAVVDSVKKSVDKKVDEIADSVKNDVKKEITENTTEENTTTEENK is encoded by the coding sequence ATGCAAAGTTTTACTGTTTTTGATATAGTAATAGTAAGTATAACTTTATTACTAGGATTGAAAGGTCTTTTAAGAGGTTTTATAAAAGAGATTTTTGGATTAATTGGAATAATTGGTGGTATTTTTGTAGCATCAAGAATGGCTGCTGAGATTGGAAATGCTATTGCACCAGTTTTAGCTCTTGAAAATAATGCTACAATAAAATTAATTGGATTTATTCTTGGACTTATATTATTTTGGGCAATTATTTATGTTCTTGGAATAATATTAAGTAAAATATTTTCTGCAAGTGGCTTAGGATTTTTTGATAGAATTTTAGGATTTCTATTTGGAAGTGCAAAAATATTTTTTATCTTTTCAATTATTGCATATGCATTATTTCAAGTTCAATCTTTCAAAGATTTGATGAACAACAAAATTTCTGACTCAATAACATTTCCACTTCTTGTGCAAACAGGTAGTTTTATAGTTAAATTAGATGCTTCTGATTTTGTAAAAAAAGTTGAAGATTCTGTTACTAAAGACGAAGATATTGTAGAAGATCCAGATTTAATAGAAAAAAAATCAATTACTCAAGAGTTAACTGATACAGTAAAAGAGATTAAAGAAAAAACTGTAGAATCAGGTTCAGCAGTTGTAGATAGTGTTAAAAAAAGTGTTGATAAAAAAGTTGATGAGATAGCTGACTCTGTTAAAAATGATGTTAAAAAAGAGATTACAGAAAATACAACTGAAGAAAATACTACAACAGAAGAAAATAAATAA
- a CDS encoding ATP-binding protein, producing MLKNKFILNFLFFTLISLIIYSISTIYINKEERKQLSEKYQNISNNLKTTVSTLITDKKNATLAMAMSIAKDKKIAEALLSKSNIHVDYKNFSLELRETTRFKNVWFQIIDKDGNSFYRSWTDKSADSLRFRKDVQEVIKNKKILASISVGRFDMTFKSMVPIFHNNEFLGIFEVITHFNSISKVLENNKIDSLVLANKRFKDKITYPFSNKFLDDYYIANLGAKKSFIDLVEKEGIENILSLKNYKIVDNNILTHFEIVEFGKNLIGHVILSINLNNVNIHDIKKFKRNSQAYVFLFIFLFALLYTIVSYYIYSKSIKKLNNELENNLEKIKTQEKKNQIILDSQKNIIVITDGYYIKNSNKQLLNFFNFKSLEKFKEKYECICQTFVDMNDKYYLIDKDYNGKNWAEHILANPDKKFKAAIKKDGILRHFTLNVNSTIFDEEEIPYIIVTLTDITQEIEQQKKLKNLNGNLELLVENKTKELKELNESLEKRVIEESEKNKEKDRMLFQQNKMAAMGEMLSNIAHQWRQPLASISAAISSLKLQKELGIVDNNNFNTTCDLILKNSSYLSQTIEDFKNFFKKDREKCNFLLKKSIAENITLLKEKLKHDQIQVLVDIDDTIELFGYKNEFQQAILNIINNSIDALNSKDDIKIKIIKIDYANKILSITDSARGIKKEILTRIFEPYFTTKHQSQGTGIGLYMTREILTKHMGFNIDVENIDFEYNNEILHGASFKIHL from the coding sequence ATGCTAAAAAATAAGTTCATTTTAAATTTTTTATTTTTTACACTTATTTCTCTTATTATATATTCAATATCAACTATTTATATTAATAAAGAAGAGAGAAAACAATTAAGTGAAAAATATCAAAATATCTCTAACAATCTAAAAACTACTGTTTCAACCCTAATCACAGATAAAAAAAATGCAACTTTAGCAATGGCTATGTCTATAGCAAAAGATAAAAAGATTGCTGAAGCACTTTTAAGTAAAAGCAATATTCATGTTGATTACAAAAACTTCTCTTTGGAATTAAGAGAAACCACTAGATTTAAAAATGTTTGGTTTCAAATTATTGACAAAGATGGAAATAGTTTTTATAGAAGTTGGACAGATAAAAGTGCAGATTCCTTAAGATTTAGAAAAGATGTACAAGAGGTAATAAAAAATAAAAAAATCTTAGCTTCTATTAGTGTTGGAAGATTTGATATGACTTTTAAATCAATGGTTCCAATTTTTCATAATAATGAGTTTTTAGGTATTTTTGAAGTAATAACACACTTTAATTCAATTTCAAAAGTATTAGAAAACAACAAAATTGATTCTTTAGTTTTAGCCAACAAACGATTTAAAGATAAAATAACTTATCCTTTTTCAAACAAATTTTTAGATGATTATTATATCGCAAATTTAGGGGCTAAAAAATCCTTTATAGACCTAGTAGAAAAAGAGGGAATAGAAAATATTTTAAGTTTAAAAAACTATAAAATAGTTGATAATAACATACTAACTCATTTTGAAATTGTTGAATTTGGTAAAAACTTAATTGGACATGTTATTTTATCTATAAATCTTAATAATGTAAACATACATGACATAAAAAAATTTAAGAGAAATTCACAAGCTTATGTATTTTTATTTATCTTTTTATTTGCTCTATTATACACAATTGTCTCATACTATATTTATTCAAAAAGTATAAAAAAGCTAAATAATGAACTTGAAAATAATTTAGAAAAAATTAAAACTCAAGAAAAAAAGAATCAAATAATTCTAGATTCACAAAAAAATATAATAGTTATTACAGATGGATATTATATAAAAAATTCAAATAAACAACTACTTAATTTTTTCAATTTTAAATCTCTAGAAAAGTTTAAAGAAAAATATGAATGTATATGCCAAACTTTTGTAGATATGAATGACAAATATTATTTAATAGATAAAGATTATAATGGTAAAAATTGGGCTGAACATATTTTAGCAAATCCAGATAAAAAATTTAAAGCTGCAATAAAAAAAGATGGTATCTTAAGACATTTTACATTAAATGTAAATTCAACAATTTTTGATGAAGAAGAGATACCTTATATAATTGTAACTCTTACAGATATCACCCAAGAGATTGAGCAACAAAAAAAATTAAAAAATCTTAATGGAAATCTTGAACTTTTAGTAGAGAATAAAACAAAAGAGTTAAAAGAGTTAAATGAATCTTTAGAAAAAAGAGTTATAGAAGAGAGTGAAAAAAATAAAGAAAAAGACAGAATGCTCTTTCAACAAAATAAAATGGCAGCCATGGGTGAAATGTTAAGTAATATCGCTCATCAATGGAGACAACCCTTAGCTTCTATTTCTGCAGCTATTAGTTCTTTAAAACTGCAAAAAGAGTTAGGAATAGTTGATAATAATAATTTTAATACCACTTGTGACTTAATTTTAAAAAATTCAAGCTATTTATCACAAACAATAGAAGATTTTAAAAACTTCTTTAAAAAAGATAGAGAGAAATGTAACTTTTTACTAAAAAAATCTATTGCTGAAAATATAACTTTATTGAAAGAAAAATTAAAACATGACCAAATACAAGTGCTTGTAGATATTGATGATACTATAGAGCTTTTTGGCTATAAAAATGAATTTCAACAAGCAATACTTAATATTATAAATAATTCAATAGATGCATTAAACTCAAAAGATGATATAAAAATTAAAATTATAAAAATAGATTACGCAAATAAAATACTTTCTATAACTGATAGTGCAAGAGGTATAAAAAAAGAGATATTGACTAGAATTTTTGAACCTTATTTTACAACAAAACACCAAAGCCAAGGTACAGGTATTGGTTTATATATGACAAGAGAGATACTGACAAAACATATGGGATTTAATATTGATGTAGAAAATATTGATTTTGAATATAATAATGAAATATTGCATGGTGCATCATTTAAAATTCATCTATAA
- the ispG gene encoding flavodoxin-dependent (E)-4-hydroxy-3-methylbut-2-enyl-diphosphate synthase yields the protein MNNIKRYPTKKIYVGDVAVGGDAPISVQSMTYSKTSDVETTVEQIKALHFAGADIVRVAVPDIEAANALKEIKQRSSLPIVADIHFNYKFALIAAEVVDCIRINPGNIGNKKRVAEVVKACQQRNLPIRIGVNCGSLESQFEDKYGQTPKGMVESADYNIKYLEDLGFEDIKVSLKASDVQRTVEAYRMLRPMNNYPFHLGVTEAGTLFHSTIKSSIALGSLLLDGIGDTLRVSITGELEKEIEVGRAILKDAGVTKEGLNIISCPTCGRIEADLVSAVAEVEKKTKHIKTPLNVSVMGCVVNALGEAKAADVAIAYGKGVGLIIKKGETIAKLPTDKLLNRFLEEVEIEAKKNS from the coding sequence ATGAATAACATTAAAAGATACCCAACAAAAAAGATATATGTAGGTGATGTAGCTGTAGGTGGAGATGCCCCTATATCAGTACAATCTATGACATATAGTAAGACTTCAGATGTTGAAACAACAGTGGAGCAAATAAAAGCATTACACTTTGCTGGAGCAGATATCGTAAGAGTTGCTGTTCCTGATATTGAAGCAGCAAATGCACTTAAAGAGATAAAGCAAAGAAGCTCTTTACCTATTGTTGCTGATATTCATTTCAATTACAAGTTTGCACTAATAGCTGCAGAAGTTGTTGATTGTATTAGAATAAATCCTGGAAATATAGGAAACAAAAAAAGGGTTGCAGAGGTTGTAAAAGCTTGTCAACAAAGAAATTTACCTATTAGAATAGGTGTTAACTGTGGTTCTTTAGAGTCTCAATTTGAAGATAAATATGGTCAGACTCCTAAAGGGATGGTAGAAAGTGCTGATTATAATATAAAATATCTTGAAGATTTAGGTTTTGAAGATATTAAAGTATCTTTGAAAGCTAGTGATGTACAAAGAACTGTTGAAGCTTATAGAATGTTAAGACCTATGAATAATTATCCGTTTCATTTAGGTGTAACAGAAGCTGGAACTTTATTTCACTCAACTATAAAATCTTCTATTGCATTGGGAAGTTTACTTCTTGATGGTATTGGAGACACCTTAAGGGTCTCTATTACAGGAGAACTTGAAAAAGAGATTGAAGTAGGACGAGCAATTTTGAAAGATGCTGGAGTTACTAAAGAGGGCTTAAATATTATCTCTTGTCCAACTTGCGGAAGAATAGAAGCAGACTTAGTTAGTGCCGTTGCTGAAGTTGAAAAGAAAACAAAACATATAAAAACCCCACTTAATGTTTCAGTTATGGGGTGTGTTGTAAATGCCTTAGGTGAAGCAAAAGCAGCAGATGTTGCAATAGCATATGGAAAAGGTGTTGGTCTTATTATTAAAAAAGGTGAGACTATAGCAAAACTTCCTACAGATAAACTACTTAATAGATTTTTAGAAGAAGTAGAGATTGAAGCTAAAAAAAATAGCTAA
- a CDS encoding replicative DNA helicase: protein MDSIYSVNIERAVLSSILFNPEELEDVLGVLKPKDFYLPAHQKIFDVMVQLHNSDMPIDEEFIRKRVDSKDVDDSILLEILSANPITNTLAYVREIKDGSVKRELATLATTIKKVAIEDEVTANEALDTVQGELYKISTDSATSELKDMNLITGDTLSYIKKMKELGNKHLIGETTGFYDLDKRTTGFNEGDLVIIAARPAMGKTALVLNMCLKNVEAGKGVIFFSLEMPAEQLMLRMLAAKTSIPLQNLRKGDMDDNQWSNLNGAFEDLNKKKLFVDDGGSVNINQLRARVRKLAQNEDNNISMVIIDYLQLMQGTGNKDRHQEVSDISRGLKMLAREMKIPILALSQLNRGLENRPDKRPMLSDLRESGAIEQDADIIMFVYRDDVYKEREEARKEKEAADKGEEYKSKFVNKPVEEAEIIIGKQRNGPIGTVKLDFQKQYTRFVDKENANDAPIEVVFESVVDTNKETNIDMPNIL, encoded by the coding sequence ATGGATAGTATATATAGTGTAAATATCGAAAGAGCCGTTTTAAGTTCAATACTTTTTAACCCAGAAGAGTTAGAAGATGTTTTAGGTGTATTAAAACCTAAAGATTTTTATCTTCCAGCACACCAAAAAATATTTGATGTAATGGTTCAATTACATAACTCAGATATGCCTATTGATGAAGAGTTTATTAGAAAAAGAGTTGACTCTAAAGATGTAGATGATTCAATACTATTAGAAATACTATCAGCTAATCCAATTACAAATACACTTGCATATGTAAGAGAGATAAAAGATGGTTCTGTAAAAAGAGAACTAGCAACACTAGCAACAACAATTAAAAAAGTTGCAATAGAAGATGAAGTTACAGCAAATGAAGCTTTAGATACAGTTCAAGGGGAACTTTATAAAATCTCAACAGATAGTGCAACTTCTGAATTAAAAGATATGAATCTAATTACTGGAGATACCCTTTCATATATTAAAAAGATGAAAGAGTTAGGAAATAAACACCTTATTGGTGAAACAACAGGGTTTTATGACCTTGATAAAAGAACAACAGGTTTTAATGAAGGGGATTTAGTAATTATTGCAGCAAGACCTGCAATGGGTAAAACAGCTCTAGTTCTTAATATGTGTCTTAAAAATGTTGAAGCAGGTAAAGGTGTGATTTTCTTCTCTCTTGAGATGCCAGCAGAACAACTTATGTTAAGGATGCTTGCAGCTAAAACTTCAATTCCATTACAGAATCTTAGAAAAGGTGATATGGATGATAACCAGTGGTCAAATCTTAATGGAGCTTTTGAAGATTTAAATAAAAAGAAACTTTTTGTTGATGATGGGGGAAGTGTTAATATTAACCAATTAAGAGCAAGGGTTAGAAAATTAGCTCAGAATGAAGATAATAATATCTCTATGGTAATTATTGACTACCTTCAACTTATGCAAGGAACTGGAAATAAAGATAGACACCAAGAGGTTTCAGATATCTCAAGGGGACTTAAAATGCTTGCTAGGGAGATGAAAATCCCAATTCTAGCCCTTTCTCAGTTAAATAGGGGACTTGAAAACAGACCAGATAAGAGACCAATGCTTTCAGACCTTAGGGAATCTGGAGCTATCGAGCAAGATGCCGATATTATTATGTTTGTATATAGAGATGATGTATATAAAGAGAGAGAAGAAGCAAGAAAAGAGAAAGAAGCAGCAGACAAAGGTGAGGAGTATAAATCTAAATTTGTTAATAAACCTGTAGAAGAAGCAGAAATAATCATTGGTAAACAAAGAAATGGACCTATTGGAACAGTTAAATTAGACTTTCAAAAGCAATATACAAGATTTGTTGATAAAGAAAATGCAAATGATGCTCCTATTGAAGTAGTTTTCGAGTCAGTCGTAGATACAAACAAAGAAACAAATATTGATATGCCAAATATTCTTTAA
- a CDS encoding prepilin-type N-terminal cleavage/methylation domain-containing protein yields the protein MKSAFSLLELIFAIVIIGIISTFAIPKYLNTRNQALASTIQRDVISTINSIQSYYLINRKIDNLSDVITLNSKNWNIENTKMTFIEDENKCLELSIIDKKISLTVVEDAGAVCSELINRGIVTQEIDLI from the coding sequence ATGAAATCTGCTTTTTCCTTATTGGAATTGATTTTTGCAATTGTAATTATAGGTATAATTTCAACTTTTGCAATTCCTAAATATCTTAATACTCGTAATCAAGCTTTAGCTTCAACAATTCAACGAGATGTAATCTCAACAATAAACTCAATACAGAGTTATTATTTAATAAATAGAAAAATTGACAACTTAAGTGATGTAATAACATTAAATTCAAAAAATTGGAATATAGAAAATACAAAAATGACTTTTATAGAAGATGAAAATAAGTGTTTAGAACTTTCAATAATTGATAAAAAGATTTCACTTACAGTTGTAGAAGATGCAGGTGCAGTTTGTTCTGAGCTAATAAATAGGGGAATAGTAACACAAGAGATTGATTTAATTTAA
- the gmhB gene encoding D-glycero-beta-D-manno-heptose 1,7-bisphosphate 7-phosphatase, whose translation MQKAIFLDRDGVVNVEKDYTYQIEEFEFVDSLFDSLKYLQNLGYKLFIITNQSGIARGFYTINDYNKLTNWMLDQLEQKDIHISQVESCPHGPEDNCTCRKPKTGMIDKILKKHEIDLSHSWLIGDKKSDILCAKNANIKYTIQVKSGHHFDEKDSLADFVCNSIKDVKNIIKS comes from the coding sequence ATGCAAAAAGCAATTTTTTTAGATAGAGATGGTGTTGTTAATGTTGAAAAAGATTATACTTATCAAATAGAAGAGTTTGAATTTGTTGATTCTTTGTTTGATTCCTTAAAATATTTGCAAAATCTTGGTTATAAACTTTTTATTATTACTAATCAATCGGGAATCGCAAGAGGTTTTTATACTATCAATGATTATAATAAATTAACTAATTGGATGCTTGATCAATTAGAACAAAAAGATATCCATATCAGTCAAGTTGAATCATGTCCCCATGGTCCTGAAGATAATTGTACTTGTAGAAAACCTAAAACAGGAATGATTGATAAGATTTTAAAAAAACATGAAATAGATTTATCTCATTCTTGGCTTATTGGAGATAAAAAATCAGATATTTTATGTGCAAAAAATGCAAATATTAAATACACAATACAAGTTAAATCTGGACATCACTTTGATGAAAAAGATTCTTTAGCAGATTTTGTTTGTAATAGTATCAAAGATGTAAAAAATATTATTAAGTCGTAG
- a CDS encoding adenine phosphoribosyltransferase produces the protein MRLSEEDKDLIFNSIRDIKDFPKEGIVFKDITTLLNNKEAYHTLMNHLEERYKSYNLDYVAGIDSRGFIFGAALADRLNIGFVPVRKKGKLPSTTVCEKYELEYGYDEVEIHLDAFPKKNSNVLLIDDLIATGGTATAAAKLIKKIDANLIEACFILNLKFLDGVKKVEEHTKVYSVLDI, from the coding sequence ATGAGATTAAGTGAAGAAGATAAAGATTTAATATTTAATTCAATAAGAGATATTAAAGATTTCCCAAAAGAGGGAATTGTATTTAAAGATATAACTACACTGTTAAACAATAAAGAAGCATATCATACTTTAATGAATCATTTAGAAGAGAGATACAAATCATATAATTTGGATTATGTTGCAGGTATTGATTCTAGAGGGTTTATTTTTGGTGCTGCATTGGCTGATAGATTAAATATTGGTTTTGTTCCAGTAAGAAAAAAAGGAAAACTTCCAAGTACAACTGTTTGTGAAAAGTATGAGTTAGAATACGGTTATGATGAGGTTGAGATTCATCTAGATGCTTTCCCTAAAAAAAATTCTAATGTTTTGTTAATTGATGATTTAATAGCAACAGGTGGAACAGCAACTGCTGCAGCTAAGCTTATAAAAAAAATCGATGCTAATTTAATTGAGGCTTGTTTTATTCTAAATCTTAAATTTTTAGATGGTGTAAAAAAAGTTGAAGAACATACAAAAGTTTATTCAGTATTAGATATTTAA
- the trpB gene encoding tryptophan synthase subunit beta: MKENYYIPKISKFDPDENGHFGQFGGRYVPETLMPILEELEENYKKFRHDEEFWKEVDFLLKDYVGRETPLYFAKNISEELGSKVYLKREDLNHTGAHKVNNVIAQGLLAKKLGKTKVIAETGAGQHGVATATIAALLGLECTVFMGAKDVERQELNVFRMKLLGAKVIAVESGSKTLKDAMNDAIRYWVTNARDTFYIIGTVAGPHPYPMMVRDFQSIIGWEARKQIQEKEGKLPDFVVACIGGGSNAIGTFSHFLEDEETTCIGIEAGGLGIDTNKHGCSLAKGTPGVLHGQCSYLLQDENGQILEAHSISAGLDYPGIGPEHSFLKDEKVVTYDSITDKEAIDAFVWLSQKEGIIPAFESSHAIAYLRKAKDKFKDKLVIVTLSGRGDKDMVQAKNLLDFK, translated from the coding sequence ATGAAAGAAAACTATTATATCCCAAAAATTTCAAAGTTTGACCCAGATGAGAATGGACATTTTGGACAATTTGGTGGAAGATATGTTCCAGAAACATTAATGCCAATTTTAGAAGAATTGGAAGAAAACTATAAAAAGTTTAGACATGATGAAGAGTTTTGGAAAGAGGTTGACTTCTTACTAAAAGATTATGTGGGAAGAGAAACACCTTTATATTTTGCTAAAAATATTAGTGAAGAGTTAGGTTCAAAAGTTTATCTAAAAAGAGAAGATTTAAACCACACAGGAGCTCATAAAGTTAATAATGTAATTGCTCAAGGGCTTTTAGCTAAAAAATTAGGTAAAACAAAAGTTATAGCTGAAACAGGAGCTGGACAACATGGAGTAGCAACTGCTACTATTGCTGCACTACTTGGACTTGAATGTACAGTTTTTATGGGTGCAAAAGATGTTGAAAGACAAGAGCTTAATGTCTTTAGAATGAAACTTTTAGGTGCAAAAGTAATTGCAGTTGAGAGTGGAAGTAAAACATTAAAAGATGCAATGAATGATGCAATTAGATATTGGGTTACAAATGCAAGGGATACTTTTTATATAATAGGAACTGTAGCAGGTCCACATCCATATCCAATGATGGTAAGAGATTTTCAAAGTATTATAGGATGGGAAGCTAGAAAACAAATACAAGAAAAAGAGGGAAAACTTCCAGATTTTGTAGTTGCTTGTATTGGTGGAGGTTCAAATGCAATTGGTACATTCTCTCACTTTTTAGAAGATGAGGAAACAACTTGTATTGGGATTGAAGCTGGTGGATTAGGTATAGATACAAATAAACATGGATGCTCACTAGCAAAAGGAACTCCAGGAGTTTTACATGGACAATGTTCATATCTTTTACAAGATGAAAATGGTCAAATATTAGAAGCTCATTCAATTTCTGCTGGATTAGATTATCCAGGAATTGGACCTGAGCACTCATTTTTAAAAGATGAGAAAGTTGTAACTTATGATTCTATTACAGACAAAGAAGCGATTGATGCTTTTGTTTGGTTGAGTCAAAAAGAGGGAATTATTCCTGCTTTTGAAAGTTCACATGCAATTGCTTATCTTAGAAAAGCAAAAGATAAATTTAAAGATAAACTTGTAATCGTAACACTTTCAGGTCGTGGTGACAAAGATATGGTTCAAGCAAAAAACTTATTAGATTTTAAATAG
- a CDS encoding DedA family protein → MLEKLQDNSGKILFVVVLIFISFLGYNLYEAPVQGLENKFIYLLKTYGYIILFAWSILEGEVGLIMAGLLSHSGHMNLYLAIFVAGLGGFAGDQIYFYIGRFNKAYVHKNFKGQRRKFALAHLLLIKYGWPIIFIQRYMYGMRTIIPISIGLTRYSAKMFAFINLISAWCWAAITIVPAWYFGEEILIVLGWVKDHWYFAAPFAIIISGSIVYYFHKVTQKKEKNFES, encoded by the coding sequence ATGTTAGAAAAATTGCAAGATAATTCAGGAAAAATACTTTTTGTAGTAGTTTTGATATTTATTTCATTTTTGGGTTATAATTTATATGAAGCTCCAGTTCAAGGTTTAGAAAATAAATTTATTTATCTTCTCAAAACATATGGGTATATAATCCTTTTTGCATGGAGTATTTTAGAGGGAGAAGTTGGTTTAATTATGGCTGGTTTACTTTCTCACTCTGGGCATATGAATCTTTATCTTGCAATATTTGTAGCAGGACTTGGAGGTTTTGCAGGTGATCAAATATATTTTTATATAGGAAGATTTAATAAAGCATATGTACATAAAAACTTTAAAGGTCAAAGAAGAAAGTTTGCCTTGGCACATCTTTTACTTATAAAATATGGATGGCCTATTATTTTTATTCAAAGATATATGTATGGTATGAGAACAATAATACCAATATCAATTGGTCTTACAAGATATAGTGCAAAAATGTTTGCTTTTATCAACTTAATATCAGCATGGTGCTGGGCCGCAATAACGATAGTTCCAGCTTGGTATTTTGGAGAAGAGATTCTAATTGTATTAGGTTGGGTAAAAGATCATTGGTATTTCGCTGCTCCATTTGCTATAATAATTAGTGGTAGCATTGTGTATTATTTCCATAAAGTAACCCAAAAAAAGGAGAAAAATTTTGAAAGTTAA